The following are encoded together in the Theileria orientalis strain Shintoku DNA, chromosome 1, complete genome genome:
- a CDS encoding uncharacterized protein (synaptojanin, N-terminal domain containing protein), with product MCNYSVIKYCSVYESNTRVTLTEESGRCVVFEKNECAVRTFESHTDDSDSKFLFNCYGVLGSISFLERRYLVLITEASKCGRLLLEHDVYSITSQKLIPLFHPVSLSAEERDFVRVFNEFDISNNFYFSYTYNLANTLQLNLSYKSQLLESGDKNGSEWMIFDPALMNQKYCYNYSHKLDLCGVSEECFNLSLSVIHGYFSESALNVSGRSMTFSLVSRRSRFFSGTRYRKRGITGSGYVANDVETEQILHDWGVTSSASSFVLMRGSIPIFWSQDPNDSFLIKPPIIYPHNDPTNSSARAHFKQILSRYGAPVVALNLLSDNPYTEEGNLSERYKNVVEELNSELPTFLKIMYFSKNIKSLLEKGVAKQVLKEVVDVVLERIKLLYIPHTNTSTDTNSSTDTNSSTNTNSSTNTSNKNLILQTGVIRVSCLDCLDRTSSFSKHLSLRIFKHQLELIGINVNYEHSTCLIANYTPKQVAFHTGREQGTGSEVSFDDTVSRSGSEGNASSLREETIIASDYFGFNQVKGALFELIKSRYEQMCDELSMQYAGSKALRKYEGRSRVISMSRELFTTVRRRYRSFFEDTKIQEQTNFFLYSNALSHYSQIGVNVLKNDLDDLIHFSRIPIEFNNTDALILALIVYKSRVMSLKKSLMGSDASGSPGTPDGLEQLFAKDALEVTDDAECGISSFNTPQCDFKYPVYSDYFSLVLDKMAEINNATSSATPIVADTHSANKATLNSTARTSLDTNTNTNLDTNTSRANAIATDTDNNTTDYTHSNTTTHPECCSILDAVEVKKKALAIILNNHLTMQDQPESEYTDLSLYKPADKVINVVNSEPIQDYSGELSMSPSIITSCSVHSESTGAPDNNAISPNGLSLKEHRHDYAMFLMPTYTYNKDQWSLEPRCDILSLKQFIEITS from the exons atgtgcAATTATTCAGTAATTAAGTATTGTTCTGTGTATGAATCGAACACAAGAGTTACTTTGACCGAGGAGTCGGGAAGATGCGTTGTCTTCGAGAAGAACGAGTGCGCAGTAAGAACGTTCGAATCGCACACGGACGACTCGGACTCGAAGTTCCTGTTCAACTGCTACGGAGTGCTGGGATCGATCAGTTTCCTGGAGAGAAGGTACCTAGTGCTGATAACGGAGGCTTCGAAGTGCGGAAGGCTCCTGCTGGAGCACGACGTGTACTCAATAACGTCGCAGAAGCTGATACCGCTGTTTCACCCAGTGAGCCTGAGCGCGGAGGAGAGGGATTTTGTGCGCGTGTTTAACGAATTTGACATTTCGAACAACTTCTACTTCAGCTACACGTATAACCTGGCAAACACACTGCAGTTGAACCTGAGTTACAAGtcgcagctgctggagagCGGGGATAAAAACGGCTCAGAGTGGATGATCTTTGACCCAGCACTGATGAACCAGAAGTACTGCTACAACTACTCGCACAAGCTGGACCTGTGCGGAGTAAGCGAGGAGTGCTTTAACCTGTCATTGTCGGTGATCCACGGCTACTTCTCGGAGTCGGCGTTGAACGTGAGCGGAAGGAGCATGACTTTCAGCCTCGTGTCAAGAAGGTCACGCTTCTTCTCAGGCACAAGGTACAGGAAGCGAGGGATAACGGGGAGCGGATACGTGGCGAACGACGTGGAGACGGAGCAGATACTGCACGACTGGGGAGTGACGAGCTCAGCGTCGTCGTTTGTGCTCATGAGAGGCTCTATACCAATATTCTGGTCTCAGGACCCGAACGACTCGTTCCTAATAAAGCCGCCGATCATATACCCGCACAACGACCCGACGAACTCGAGCGCGAGAGCGCACTTTAAGCAGATACTGAGCCGCTACGGGGCGCCAGTGGTGGCCCTGAACCTGCTCTCAGACAACCCGTACACCGAGGAGGGAAACCTGTCGGAGCGCTACAAGAACGTGGTGGAAGAGCTGAACAGTGAGCTGCCGACGTTTCTGAAGATCATGTACTTCTCAAAAAACATAAAGTCGCTGCTGGAAAAGGGCGTGGCAAAGCAGgtgctgaaggaggtggTGGACGTGGTGCTCGAAAGGATTAAACTGTTGTACATACCGCA TACCAACACAAGTACCGACACCAACAGCAGTACCGACACCAACAGCAGTACCAACACCAACAGCAGTACCAACACAtccaataaaaatttaatactaCAAACGGGAGTGATAAGAGTAAGCTGTTTGGACTGCCTAGACAGGACGAGTTCGTTCTCAAAGCACCTATCGCTGAGGATATTTAAGCACCAATTGGAACTGATAGGAATCAACGTTAACTATGAACATTCGACGTGTTTAATAGCTAACTACACGCCCAAACAGGTCGCGTTCCACACAGGTAGAGAGCAAGGCACTGGAAGCGAAGTCAGCTTCGACGACACAGTGAGCAGAAGCGGCTCAGAAGGAAACGCAAGCTCACTGAGAGAAGAGACGATAATAGCAAGTGACTACTTCGGGTTCAACCAAGTGAAGGGGGCTCTGTTCGAGCTTATAAAGAGCAGGTACGAGCAGATGTGCGACGAGCTGTCGATGCAGTACGCAGGAAGCAAGGCACTTAGGAAGTACGAAGGAAGAAGCAGAGTGATCAGCATGTCCAGAGAGCTGTTTACGACGGTGAGGAGAAGGTACCGGAGCTTCTTCGAGGACACAAAGATACAGGAGCAGACCAACTTCTTTTTGTACTCGAACGCGCTCTCGCACTACTCGCAAATCGGGGTGAACGTCCTCAAGAACGACCTCGACGACCTGATTCACTTTTCGCGAATACCAATAGAGTTCAACAACACGGACGCACTCATTTTGGCGCTGATAGTGTACAAGTCGCGAGTGATGAGTCTGAAGAAGAGTCTGATGGGATCAGACGCATCGGGGTCACCAGGTACACCTGATGGCTTGGAGCAGTTGTTTGCAAAGGACGCTCTTGAGGTTACTGACGACGCTGAGTGTGGAATTTCCAGTTTTAACACTCCGCAGTGCGACTTCAAGTACCCAGTCTACAGCGACTACTTCAGCCTTGTCTTGGATAAAATGGCTGAAATTAACAACGCCACCAGCTCAGCCACCCCTATTGTCGCTGATACTCACAGTGCTAACAAGGCCACCCTTAACAGCACTGCTCGTACCAGCCTTGACACTAACACTAACACCAACCTTGACACCAACACTAGCCGTGCCAATGCGATTGCTACAGACACTGACAACAACACCACTGACTATACTCACAGCAACACCACTACTCATCCTGAGTGCTGTAGCATACTCGATGCTGTAGAAGTTAAGAAGAAGGCGCTGGCGATCATACTCAATAACCATCTGACTATGCAGGATCAGCCTGAGTCCGAGTACACAGACCTGAGCCTATACAAGCCTGCCGACAAGGTCATTAACGTCGTCAACTCTGAGCCCATACAAGATTACAGCGGTGAACTCTCAATGAGTCCATCGATAATCACCAGCTGCAGTGTACACTCTGAAAGCACAGGGGCACCTGATAACAACGCCATATCACCAAACGGACTATCACTCAAGGAACACCGGCACGACTACGCCATGTTCCTAATGCCGACCTACACGTACAACAAGGACCAGTGGTCTCTTGAGCCCAGGTGCGACATACTTTCACTGAAACAGTTTATCGAAATCACATCGTAA